One stretch of Manis pentadactyla isolate mManPen7 chromosome 10, mManPen7.hap1, whole genome shotgun sequence DNA includes these proteins:
- the BRI3 gene encoding brain protein I3, translating to MDHKPLLPERAPAYNLEPGQGDFACGPHGYGAIPTAPPPPPYPYLVAGIPTHHPRVYSIHSRNVTRYPANSIVVVGGCPVCRVGVLEDSFTFLGIFLAIVLFPFGFICCFALKKRRCPNCGANFT from the exons ATGGACCACAAGCCCCTGCTGCCGGAGCGGGCGCCCGCCTACAACCTGGAGCCTGGCCAGGGCGACTTCGCGTGCGGCCCGCACGGCTACGGCGCCATCCCCAccgcgcccccgccgccgccctACCCTTACCTCGTCGCAG GgatccccacccaccaccccagggtctacagcatccacaGCCGAAATGTCACCCGGTACCCTGCCAATTCCATCGTCGTCGTGGGAGGCTGCCCAGTCTGCAG GGTTGGCGTTCTGGAGGACTCCTTTACCTTCCTGGGCATCTTCTTGGCCATCGTCTTGTTCCCTTTTGGCTTCATCTGCTGTTTTGCCTTGAAGAAGCGAAGATGCCCCAACTGTGGAGCAAACTTTACTTAA
- the LOC118918336 gene encoding uncharacterized protein LOC118918336 isoform X1 has translation MTAQTPAGKCTTRTSTSPARAQQGPLVWKSKLLSDSVWLEDFPTSLPRTNIKQVSATTTRCPWVNTSGGAETRLSLPALLCAHKCILTAANHKANDLPKTGMPERDGRQGLTKNADLQSDCEPQRTVKNCENRVVAGSGTDTLNSDHIPQAESLTQREELFQKRTSRPRMESLVLSCHTSKPDLTPNQTAVSTSPRSVTFTQSTWNFLVSRSNSPDRPLPSPKDEVILSFLVLPFSAYKSLPFYPPLWSSFLSARWEAAPFMNH, from the exons ATGACGGCGCAAACTCCTGCAGGAAAATGCACGACGCGCACATCCACGTCACCTGCTCGCGCTCAGCAG GGTCCCCTGGTATGGAAATCCAAACTCCTGAGTGACAGCGTGTGGCTTGAGGATTTCCCGACATCACTTCCACGGACAAACATAAAGCAG GTGTCTGCAACCACCACCCGCTGCCCCTGGGTTAACACTTCCGGGGGAGCTGAAACTCGGTTAAG CCTCCCTGCTCTGCTGTGTGCTCATAAATGCATCCTCACAGCTGCTAACCACAAAGCAAATGATCTCCCTAAGACCGGAATGCCAGAAAGGGATGGAAGACAAGGGCTGACTAAAAACGCAGACCTGCAGTCAGACTGTGAACCTCAGAGGACAGTGAAAAACTGTGAGAACCGAGTGGTGGCTGGGAGTGGCACTGACACTTTAAATTCTGATCACATCCCTCAGGCTGAGAGCCTGACCCAAAGAGAAGAATTGTTTCAAAAAAGAACCAGCAGGCCCAGAATGGAGTCACTTGTGCTAAGCTGCCACACCAGCAAACCAGACTTAACACCAAACCAAACGGCAGTGTCAACCTCTCCCAGGAGTGTGACCTTCACCCAGTCAACCTGGAATTTCCTGGTCAGCAGGAGTAATTCACCTGATAGACCCCTTCCATCCCCCAAAGATGAGGTGATCCTCTCTTTCCTTGTCCTGCCCTTTTCTGCCTATAAAAGTCTCCCATTTTATCCACCTCTttggagctcctttctatctgctagatGGGAGGCTGCCCCATTCATGAACCATTGA
- the LOC118918336 gene encoding uncharacterized protein LOC118918336 isoform X4 produces the protein MTAQTPAGKCTTRTSTSPARAQQGPLVWKSKLLSDSVWLEDFPTSLPRTNIKQVSATTTRCPWVNTSGGAETRLSSSSRFSHELDINIPDCLLRKLRHGEVLGLFQGLTTRKDGSSEPRSSMSDRKDHVTPPPCREHKKSQPLFDFNKNMFLLKKTWSILSAAVFI, from the exons ATGACGGCGCAAACTCCTGCAGGAAAATGCACGACGCGCACATCCACGTCACCTGCTCGCGCTCAGCAG GGTCCCCTGGTATGGAAATCCAAACTCCTGAGTGACAGCGTGTGGCTTGAGGATTTCCCGACATCACTTCCACGGACAAACATAAAGCAG GTGTCTGCAACCACCACCCGCTGCCCCTGGGTTAACACTTCCGGGGGAGCTGAAACTCGGTTAAG CTCATCTTCCAGGTTCTCCCATGAATTAGACATCAACATCCCCGACTGcttgctgaggaaactgaggcacggcgAGGTTCTGGGACTTTTCCAAGGTCTCACAACCAGGAAAGATGGATCTTCAGAGCCCAGATCCAGCATGAGTGACCGTAAGGATCACGTCACACCGCCTCCATGCAGAGAGCACAAGAAAAGCCAGCCACTGTTTGattttaacaaaaatatgttCTTATTGAAGAAGACTTGGAGCATTCTTTCCGCTGCAGTTTTCATATAG
- the LOC118918336 gene encoding uncharacterized protein LOC118918336 isoform X3 produces the protein MTAQTPAGKCTTRTSTSPARAQQGPLVWKSKLLSDSVWLEDFPTSLPRTNIKQAESLTQREELFQKRTSRPRMESLVLSCHTSKPDLTPNQTAVSTSPRSVTFTQSTWNFLVSRSNSPDRPLPSPKDEVILSFLVLPFSAYKSLPFYPPLWSSFLSARWEAAPFMNH, from the exons ATGACGGCGCAAACTCCTGCAGGAAAATGCACGACGCGCACATCCACGTCACCTGCTCGCGCTCAGCAG GGTCCCCTGGTATGGAAATCCAAACTCCTGAGTGACAGCGTGTGGCTTGAGGATTTCCCGACATCACTTCCACGGACAAACATAAAGCAG GCTGAGAGCCTGACCCAAAGAGAAGAATTGTTTCAAAAAAGAACCAGCAGGCCCAGAATGGAGTCACTTGTGCTAAGCTGCCACACCAGCAAACCAGACTTAACACCAAACCAAACGGCAGTGTCAACCTCTCCCAGGAGTGTGACCTTCACCCAGTCAACCTGGAATTTCCTGGTCAGCAGGAGTAATTCACCTGATAGACCCCTTCCATCCCCCAAAGATGAGGTGATCCTCTCTTTCCTTGTCCTGCCCTTTTCTGCCTATAAAAGTCTCCCATTTTATCCACCTCTttggagctcctttctatctgctagatGGGAGGCTGCCCCATTCATGAACCATTGA
- the LOC118918336 gene encoding uncharacterized protein LOC118918336 isoform X5: protein MTAQTPAGKCTTRTSTSPARAQQGPLVWKSKLLSDSVWLEDFPTSLPRTNIKQVSATTTRCPWVNTSGGAETRLRLRA, encoded by the exons ATGACGGCGCAAACTCCTGCAGGAAAATGCACGACGCGCACATCCACGTCACCTGCTCGCGCTCAGCAG GGTCCCCTGGTATGGAAATCCAAACTCCTGAGTGACAGCGTGTGGCTTGAGGATTTCCCGACATCACTTCCACGGACAAACATAAAGCAG GTGTCTGCAACCACCACCCGCTGCCCCTGGGTTAACACTTCCGGGGGAGCTGAAACTCGGTTAAG GCTGAGAGCCTGA
- the LOC118918336 gene encoding uncharacterized protein LOC118918336 isoform X2, whose translation MAGTVQPTRCSSVSPIFTAAREGPLVWKSKLLSDSVWLEDFPTSLPRTNIKQVSATTTRCPWVNTSGGAETRLSLPALLCAHKCILTAANHKANDLPKTGMPERDGRQGLTKNADLQSDCEPQRTVKNCENRVVAGSGTDTLNSDHIPQAESLTQREELFQKRTSRPRMESLVLSCHTSKPDLTPNQTAVSTSPRSVTFTQSTWNFLVSRSNSPDRPLPSPKDEVILSFLVLPFSAYKSLPFYPPLWSSFLSARWEAAPFMNH comes from the exons ATGGCAGGCACTGTCCAACCCACCCGTTGTTCCTCGGTTTCTCCTATCTTCACAGCAGCCCGGGAG GGTCCCCTGGTATGGAAATCCAAACTCCTGAGTGACAGCGTGTGGCTTGAGGATTTCCCGACATCACTTCCACGGACAAACATAAAGCAG GTGTCTGCAACCACCACCCGCTGCCCCTGGGTTAACACTTCCGGGGGAGCTGAAACTCGGTTAAG CCTCCCTGCTCTGCTGTGTGCTCATAAATGCATCCTCACAGCTGCTAACCACAAAGCAAATGATCTCCCTAAGACCGGAATGCCAGAAAGGGATGGAAGACAAGGGCTGACTAAAAACGCAGACCTGCAGTCAGACTGTGAACCTCAGAGGACAGTGAAAAACTGTGAGAACCGAGTGGTGGCTGGGAGTGGCACTGACACTTTAAATTCTGATCACATCCCTCAGGCTGAGAGCCTGACCCAAAGAGAAGAATTGTTTCAAAAAAGAACCAGCAGGCCCAGAATGGAGTCACTTGTGCTAAGCTGCCACACCAGCAAACCAGACTTAACACCAAACCAAACGGCAGTGTCAACCTCTCCCAGGAGTGTGACCTTCACCCAGTCAACCTGGAATTTCCTGGTCAGCAGGAGTAATTCACCTGATAGACCCCTTCCATCCCCCAAAGATGAGGTGATCCTCTCTTTCCTTGTCCTGCCCTTTTCTGCCTATAAAAGTCTCCCATTTTATCCACCTCTttggagctcctttctatctgctagatGGGAGGCTGCCCCATTCATGAACCATTGA